The following coding sequences lie in one Aspergillus luchuensis IFO 4308 DNA, chromosome 8, nearly complete sequence genomic window:
- a CDS encoding uncharacterized protein (COG:S;~EggNog:ENOG410PY7B), translated as MDSSEKGHTKRQRRSSLSQQLQRVFHLDKHVNKERRRRSSDSIEARTIRTPGQEREGTQQTDEVGLGGSTSRSASFIRTNEDVGPRIAQGPTFPGLVDNELVKSSAHTTSQGTLQLSDSSSVMDMSSAKHGSFSPATSINKATDRNERRATRRLEAERLELEKRFLNLEKSEQRHGISQQQKESRRLTKKQPIRSSSRASSVSEDESRPSRRFSSLFSSSRRSSRSRSNSLSRSDADYPTDAERSQSGLHSGPHTARSHIAVKMPNRFGAVISKELSINNALAPYQPEPAPTRELMPANPTSTESKANDSTGPDPRSIENNLSHGQSPVQDHLVSIDKNAHRVASKAPSLPVPTDLDRLSFAATLNLKSRESGNVRLSGHRRSLTVSSPELLNKREKHTRGSYKSTRIAQVAADGGKTSRSSLGLSSTNLQANSLRAAPNRTSTDRYLQRQYKSYVSSPLTVASTVDSRSNLSSNAKETSNTTTLQAPIEDKSNPMDSIKAIDSKYKRTHPHVTRRLSGRYEDKDEGDLAQPHSMVGNPQERSVVGYTWASHHL; from the exons ATGGACAGCAGTGAAAAAGGACATACTAAAAGACAGCGCAGGTCTTCTCTCTCACAGCAGCTACAACGGGTCTTCCATTTGGATAAACATGTGAAT aaggaaaggcgcAGGCGATCGTCGGATTCGATAGAGGCTCGAACCATAAGGACCCCTGGGCAAGAGCGAGAGGGGACACAGCAGACAGACGAGGTTGGCCTAGGCGGCAGTACAAGTCGATCCGCATCATTCATAAGAACAAATGAAGATGTCGGTCCACGTATAGCCCAAGGTCCAACCTTTCCGGGTTTGGTTGACAATGAGCTCGTGAAGTCATCAGCACACACTACCAGCCAGGGAACATTGCAACTGTCCGACTCATCCTCCGTCATGGATATGTCTTCTGCCAAGCACGGGTCATTCAGCCCCGCTACTTCGATCAACAAGGCGACGGACAGGAATGAAAGAAGGGCTACAAGGCGCCTAGAAGCAGAAAGGTTGGAGCTTGAGAAGAGGTTTCTTAACCTCGAAAAGAGCGAGCAACGCCATGGGATAAGCCAACAGCAGAAAGAGTCCCGGCGCCTCACCAAAAAACAACCTATAAGAAGCTCAAGTAGGGCATCGAGTGTGAGTGAAGATGAGTCTCGCCCATCACGCcgattctcttctctcttctcaaGTTCGAGGCGAAGTTCCCGGTCACGTTCAAATTCCCTAAGCAGAAGTGACGCAGATTATCCAACTGACGCCGAAAGATCACAATCTGGACTGCACTCGGGACCGCACACAGCTCGATCTCATATTGCTGTGAAGATGCCTAATCGCTTCGGCGCCGTGATATCCAAAGAGctctccatcaacaacgcgCTGGCCCCATACCAACCTGAGCCTGCACCCACGCGGGAGCTAATGCCGGCGAATCCTACCAGTACAGAATCGAAGGCAAATGATTCTACCGGGCCTGATCCTCGCAGTATTGAAAACAATTTGTCGCACGGACAAAGCCCTGTACAAGACCACCTCGTTTCCATCGACAAGAACGCGCATAGGGTAGCATCAAAAGCCCCTAGTCTTCCTGTCCCTACAGACCTGGACCGCTTGTCCTTCGCAGCAACCCTCAACCTTAAGAGTAGGGAGTCTGGCAACGTGAGGTTATCTGGACATCGTCGGTCATTGACGGTGTCTTCCCCGGAACTGCTGAATAAACGGGAAAAGCATACTCGCGGTAGCTACAAAAGCACTCGGATAGCTCAGGTGGCAGCTGATGGTGGAAAGACTTCAAGAAGTTCACTAGGACTGTCATCGACTAACTTACAAGCCAATTCGTTGAGGGCTGCACCGAACAGAACTTCCACGGACCGTTATCTTCAGAGACAGTATAAGAGCTACGTTTCATCACCCCTTACAGTGGCCTCAACTGTGGACAGCAGATCCAATCTATCTTCAAATGCTAAGGAGACTTCAAACACAACAACTTTGCAAGCTCCTATCGAAGATAAATCAAATCCCATGGATTCTATCAAGGCTATAGATTCCAAGTATAAGCGGACACATCCACATGTTACAAGGCGTTTATCCGGGAGATACGAAGATAAAGACGAAGGAGACCTTGCACAGCCTCACAGTATGGTTGGGAACCCGCAGGAGCGCTCTGTTGTTGGCTACACGTGGGCTAGTCACCATCTCTAA
- a CDS encoding NAD(P)-dependent alcohol dehydrogenase (COG:Q;~EggNog:ENOG410PFUH;~InterPro:IPR013154,IPR013149,IPR002328,IPR036291, IPR011032,IPR020843;~PFAM:PF00107,PF08240;~go_function: GO:0008270 - zinc ion binding [Evidence IEA];~go_function: GO:0016491 - oxidoreductase activity [Evidence IEA];~go_process: GO:0055114 - oxidation-reduction process [Evidence IEA]), which yields MIANDLNHYQNLSFVLEGIHRVKFEDRPIPEIKDPHDVLVNVRFTGICGSDVHYWEHGSIGQFVVKDPMVLGHESSGIVSKVGSAVTSLKVGDRVAMEPGIPCRRCEPCKAGKYNLCVKMAFAATPPYDGTLAKYYVLPEDFCYKLPESITLQEGALMEPLSVAVHIVKQAEINPGQSVVVFGAGPVGLLCCAVAKAYGASKVIAVDIQKGRLEFAKKYAATATFEPAKAAALENAQRLIAENDLGSGADVAIDASGAEPSVHTGIHVLRAGGTYVQGGMGRSEITFPIMAACTKELNVKGSFRYGSGDYKLAVSLVGTGKVNVKELITGVVKFEDAERAFEGVKAGKGIKTLIGGVDS from the exons ATGATCGCTAATGACCTCAATCACTACCAGAATCTTTCCTTCGTTCTTGAGGGAATTCACCGCGTCAAATTCGAAGACCGGCCAATCCCAGAGATAAAAGATCCTCACGACGTACTGGTGAACGTCAGGTTCACTGGTATATGTGGTAGTGAT GTTCATTATTGGGAACATGGCTCCATTGGCCAATTTGTCGTCAAGGACCCTATGGTTCTGGGACACGAATCTTCCGGTATTGTCAGCAAGGTTGGCTCTGCCGTTACCAGTCTAAAGGTAGGAGACCGCGTTGCGATGGAGCCAGGAATCCCATGTCGCCGCTGCGAACCATGCAAGGCGggaaaatataatctttgtGTGAAAATGGCTTTCGCAGCGACACCTCCATACGACGGTACCCTGGCCAAGTATTACGTCCTGCCCGAGGACTTTTGCTATAAGCTTCCTGAAAGCATCACCCTACAGGAGGGTGCACTTATGGAGCCCCTTAGTGTTGCCGTCCATATCGTCAAACAGGCTGAGATAAACCCGGGTCAATCAGTGGTAGTCTTCGGTGCTGGCCCGGTTGGACTTCTCTGCTGTGCTGTGGCGAAGGCTTACGGTGCGTCCAAGGTTATCGCAGTTGATATTCAGAAGGGTAGGCTAGAGTTTGCCAAGAAGTACGCAGCAACGGCCACGTTTGAGCCAGCTAAAGCCGCGGCGTTGGAGAACGCTCAACGGTTAATAGCCGAAAATGATCTAGGCTCGGGTGCAGATGTTGCCATTGACGCGTCAGGAGCGGAGCCCTCGGTTCATACAGGCATTCACGTTCTGCGTGCTGGGGGAACATATGTCCAGGGCGGTATGGGCAGAAGCGAAATTACCTTCCCAATAATGGCGGCTTGCACCAAAGAACTGAACGTCAAGGGCAGCTTCCGTTATGGGAGTGGTGACTACAAGCTTGCAGTCTCCTTAGTAGGCACGGGAAAGGTAAACGTGAAGGAACTGATCACGGGTGTCGTCAAGTTCGAGGATGCCGAGCGAGCATTTGAAGGGGTTAAAGCTGGAAAGGGCATCAAAACGCTTATTGGTGGTGTCGATTCATAA
- a CDS encoding SSH4 family protein (COG:S;~EggNog:ENOG410PK96;~InterPro:IPR043136,IPR035780) produces the protein MADHSKATSQKAQSEYTMPIASPPPYSASATTGTGSQGPLLYHNWQETVPDTATLPPPPIAGFFSSSTGNASCDDAERAHAFCDKLPLNIPLRPSDSLYRSAQEYDLNPAESPRFGGKLSVVNKGHWKGSTRDGNVDCLLTTDLPLYFSLKDSPLLTKTSKTIYFEVRLLGLRVGPQGQSAEASGFSIGFVAQPYPNWRSPGWERGSLGIFSDDGCRFVNDSWGGKGFTSKFNVGETVGLGMTFHFPTMATSVSVGADAKVDVDIFFTRDGHKVGGWNLYEELDEDSGGVEGLGGDFDLYGALGLFGGVDFEVLFNPADWLWAPGEDT, from the coding sequence ATGGCGGACCACTCTAAAGCCACGTCTCAAAAAGCACAATCTGAGTATACGATGCCTATTGCCTCACCCCCGCCATATTCTGCTTCTGCAACTACTGGAACCGGAAGCCAAGGGCCCCTCCTTTATCACAACTGGCAGGAGACTGTGCCCGATACAGCAACGCTTCCACCGCCACCGATCGCTGGATTTTTCTCCTCAAGTACAGGAAATGCCTCCTGCGACGATGCAGAGCGTGCCCACGCCTTTTGTGATAAGCTTCCCCTGAATATTCCCCTCCGGCCATCTGATTCTCTGTACAGATCTGCTCAGGAATACGATCTGAACCCTGCAGAGTCACCAAGGTTTGGTGGGAAGCTATCCGTTGTCAACAAGGGGCACTGGAAAGGGTCCACAAGAGATGGGAATGTCGACTGTCTTCTGACTACAGATTTGCCCCTCTACTTCTCCCTCAAGGATTCTCCATTGCTTACCAAAACAAGTAAAACTATTTACTTTGAAGTAAGACTGCTTGGCCTCCGCGTAGGTCCGCAAGGGCAGTCTGCCGAGGCCAGCGGGTTCTCTATTGGGTTTGTGGCACAACCATATCCCAACTGGAGAAGTCCAGGATGGGAAAGGGGTAGCCTCGGCATCTTCTCTGATGATGGTTGTCGCTTTGTGAATGACTCgtggggtgggaaggggttCACGAGCAAGTTCAATGTAGGAGAGACAGTTGGTTTGGGGATGACATTTCACTTCCCCACCATGGCCACCTCGGTTTCGGTGGGTGCAGACGCGAAGGTTGATGTCGATATCTTTTTTACCCGTGACGGTCATAAAGTCGGGGGCTGGAACCTTTACGAGGAGTTGGATGAGGATTCTGGAGGGGTAGAGGGTCTAGGAGGAGATTTCGATCTGTATGGCGCCCTCGGACTATTCGGAGGTGTGGACTTCGAGGTTTTATTCAATCCTGCAGATTGGTTATGGGCTCCTGGAGAGGACACCTAA
- a CDS encoding putative Ras family GTPase (Rab4b) (COG:U;~EggNog:ENOG410PMQ7;~InterPro:IPR005225,IPR001806,IPR027417;~PFAM:PF00025,PF08477,PF00071;~go_function: GO:0003924 - GTPase activity [Evidence IEA];~go_function: GO:0005525 - GTP binding [Evidence IEA]), with protein MYDYLAKVILLGPSGAGKSCVLHRFVKSEWRVLSSQTIGVEFSSKIVKLGTGPRRTRIKLQLWDTAGTERFRSVSRSYYRGAAGAILIYDITSHASFVSLPTFLMDARALASPNLSVLLAGNKSDLASDSVPPCDPLDDNARPPPTPSSTSSKVSFPFGSSGGSVRSNYDTTTRMTATHAPHGREVSTEETSHWAAKSNIPVAVEISALTGEGVEELFNRLARIILTKIELGEIDPDDPQSGIQYGDGALYGHGTSDGSSIRSRMSLDDGAVQLHHRHPRKNTTNNWKSGMREWEDVFRLSDSHQRRGRGCC; from the exons ATGTATGACTATCTGGCCAAGGTCATTCTTCTAGGGCCGAGCGGGGCGGGAAA GTCTTGCGTGTTACACCGATTTGTGAAGAGCGAAT GGCGAGTGCTGTCATCCCAAACAATTGGGGTTGAATTCTCCTCGAAGATTGTCAAATTAGGCACCGGGCCGCGACGAACACGTATCAAATTGCAGCTTTGGGATACCGCTGGAACGGAGAGGTTTCGATCCGTCTCCAGGTCGTATTACCGAGGAGCTGCAGGGGCCATTCTCATCTATGATATAACATCCCACGCGTCATTCGTCTCTCTTCCCACGTTTCTCATGGATGCACGTGCACTTGCTTCCCCCAATCTGAGCGTCCTACTAGCCGGTAATAAGTCAGACCTTGCCTCCGACTCCGTGCCACCTTGCGATCCCCTTGATGACAATGCACGCCCACCTCCCACACCGTCTAGTACATCCAGCAAGGTATCTTTTCCCTTTGGATCGAGCGGCGGCTCCGTACGCTCAAACTATGATACCACAACGAGAATGACGGCCACACATGCACCTCATGGTCGTGAGGTCAGTACCGAAGAGACTTCGCACTGGGCGGCTAAGTCCAACATTCCCGTTGCAGTCGAGATCTCAGCTCTCACGGGTGAGGGCGTAGAAGAGCTCTTCAACCGGCTGGCCCGGATAATTCTCACAAAGATCGAGTTGGGCGAGATTGACCCAGACGACCCCCAAAGCGGGATTCAATACGGTGACGGGGCTCTCTATGGCCATGGCACGAGCGATGGTTCCAGCATTCGAAGTCGCATGTCGCTCGACGACGGTGCTGTCCAATTACATCACAGACATCCAAGAAAGAATACTACTAACAATTGGAAGTCTGGCATGAGGGAATGGGAAGATGTATTTCGCTTGAGCGATTCGCACCAGAGGAGAGGTCGCGGCTGCTGCTAG